The proteins below are encoded in one region of Salvelinus namaycush isolate Seneca chromosome 39, SaNama_1.0, whole genome shotgun sequence:
- the LOC120032518 gene encoding transcription elongation factor 1 homolog, with product MGRRKSKRKPPPKKKLTGNLDTQFTCPFCNHEKSCDVKMERTRNTGIISCTVCLEEFQTPITYLSEPVDVYSDWIDACEAANQ from the exons ATGGGTCGCCGCAAGTCCAAGAGAAAGCCCCCTCCAAAGAAGAAGCTTACTGGAAATTTGGACACTCAATTCACCTGTCCATTCTGCAATCACGAAAAGTCATGTGATGTGAAAAT GGAAAGGACCAGAAATACTGGGATAATATCATGCACAGTTTGCCTGGAGGAGTTCCAAACCCCCATTACCT ATCTGTCAGAGCCTGTGGACGTGTACAGTGATTGGATAGACGCTTGTGAAGCAGCCAATCAGTAG